One genomic segment of Actinomycetota bacterium includes these proteins:
- the purE gene encoding 5-(carboxyamino)imidazole ribonucleotide mutase: protein MGSPNDREKMAPAVATLGEFGLEVDERVLSAHRTPDDVAALARSAREQGYVALICAAGMAAHLAGAVAAQTTLPVVGVPLSGGALNGVDALYSTVQMPREIPVATVAIDGALNAALLVVQMLAISDADLAEQLAERRRRLAAR from the coding sequence ATGGGCTCGCCCAACGATCGCGAGAAGATGGCGCCGGCCGTCGCCACGCTCGGGGAGTTCGGCCTCGAGGTCGATGAACGGGTGCTCTCGGCCCACCGCACGCCCGACGACGTCGCCGCGCTCGCCCGTTCGGCGCGCGAGCAGGGTTACGTCGCGCTCATCTGCGCGGCGGGGATGGCGGCCCACCTGGCCGGAGCGGTGGCCGCCCAGACCACGCTGCCGGTCGTCGGGGTGCCGCTGTCCGGGGGCGCGCTGAACGGTGTCGACGCGCTCTACTCGACCGTGCAGATGCCGAGAGAGATCCCGGTGGCCACCGTCGCCATTGACGGGGCGCTCAACGCCGCGCTGCTCGTCGTGCAGATGCTCGCCATCTCCGACGCGGATCTGGCCGAGCAGCTCGCCGAGCGCCGCCGCCGGCTGGCGGCGCGCTAG